In Brachypodium distachyon strain Bd21 chromosome 2, Brachypodium_distachyon_v3.0, whole genome shotgun sequence, one genomic interval encodes:
- the LOC100846500 gene encoding uncharacterized protein LOC100846500, with product MHCRSFSFPPCWTWSPGQLSPREFSSLCCTRIYLPLYKLSLTSHTPLAPFMFWLLLYSLSRSVDSGKQSMTFSLSLLVPPTARRRRPAGRRIGGGGGSPTWHCRPIAVLLVLLFFVAAAATIVTTLDRNEDENLYSSMLMLLLLRRPRSQAVLPSAANETAPPAGERRGSSCENNRQQSSRPPGSEMLPRGIVRDKSSFEMKPLLGGNATEQEQRPAKSLLAIPVGVKQKATVHKLVSKFPAANFTVMLFHYDGMVEAWGDLPWSARAVHVAAANQTKWWFAKRFLHPDLTTEYNYIFLWDEDIEVDNFDPMRYLDIVRIEGLEISQPALDNRSNIHHRLTARVPEGGTVHRRLTGKGRCSYGNITGPPCAGWVEMMVPVFSRTAWRCVWYMIQNDLIYGWGLDFKLGYCTKGDRRVNVGVVDSEYVLHRGIPALGAGDGDMTTTTTSSPVEGSPSTTGRQAVMEQSYAEMRIFSMRWKEAVAEDECWTNPYH from the exons ATGCACTGCCGTTCTTTCTCATTTCCTCCCTGCTGGACCTGGTCACCTGGACAGCTAAGTCCGCGAGAGTTCTCTTCTCTGTGCTGTACCCGTATCTACCTACCGCTGTACAAACTTTCTTTAACTAGCCACACTCCATTGGCCCCGTTTATGTTCTGGCTGCTGCTGTACTCGTTGTCTCGTAGTGTCGATTCGGGGAAGCAATCCATGACGTTCTCGCTCTCGCTGTTGGTCCCGCCGAcggctcgccgccgtcgccctgCAGGCCGCAgaatcggcggcggcggcggttctcCCACGTGGCACTGCCGCCCcatcgccgtcctcctcgtgctgctcttcttcgtcgccgcagccgccaccATCGTCACGACGCTCGATCGCAATGAGGACGAG AATCTGTACTCGTCgatgctgatgctgctgctgctccgccgcccgaGATCACAAGCCGTGCTACCGTCAGCCGCCAACgagacggcgccgccggccggggaacgccgcggcagcagctgcGAG AATAACCGCCAGCAGAGCAGCAGGCCTCCGGGGAGCGAAATGCTGCCAAGGGGCATCGTGCGGGACAAGTCCAGCTTCGAGATGAAGCCGCTGCTGGGCGGCAACGCCACTGAACAAGAACAACGGCCGGCCAAGAGCCTCCTGGCGATCCCCGTTGGGGTCAAGCAGAAGGCGACCGTCCACAAGCTCGTCTCCAAG TTCCCGGCGGCCAACTTCACAGTGATGTTGTTCCACTACGATGGCATGGTGGAAGCGTGGGGTGACCTGCCGTGGTCGGCGCGAGCGGTGCACGTCGCGGCGGCGAACCAGACCAAGTGGTGGTTCGCGAAGCGGTTCCTGCACCCGGACCTGACAACAGAGTATAACTACATCTTCCTCTGGGACGAGGACATCGAGGTGGACAACTTCGACCCTATGAGGTATCTCGACATTGTCAGGATTGAAGGTCTCGAGATCTCGCAGCCGGCGCTCGACAACCGGTCAAATATCCACCACCGCCTCACCGCTCGCGTGCCGGAAGGAGGAACGGTCCACCGACGCTTGACAGGGAAGGGGAGGTGCAGCTACGGCAACATCACGGGCCCTCCCTGCGCAGGGTGGGTGGAGATGATGGTGCCGGTGTTCTCGCGCACGGCATGGCGGTGCGTGTGGTACATGATCCAGAATGACCTCATCTACGGGTGGGGGCTCGACTTCAAGCTCGGATACTGCACGAAGGGAGACCGGAGGGTGAACGTCGGGGTAGTCGATAGCGAGTATGTCCTCCACCGAGGCATCCCCGCGCTCGGCGCTGGTGACGGTGACATGACTACAACTACAACTTCTTCGCCGGTAGAGGGATCACCGTCGACGACTGGGAGGCAAGCGGTGATGGAGCAGTCGTACGCAGAGATGAGGATTTTCAGCATGAGGTggaaggaggcggtggcggaggacgAGTGTTGGACCAATCCTTACCACTAG
- the LOC100846080 gene encoding uncharacterized protein LOC100846080 has product MAPPLAAPPFHAALPRRLLLLRRQRPLPSWRRAARPDDQDYLYVDDSIGDGFSFSGGKYAEAEELSKSDEWFAQGRMVKAHALYGSKEKAKDPFFGLTMGKESQSSDDVFSWFCVEAGSSSNHTVLLVHGFPSQAYSYRNVLPVLSDKYHPIAFDWLGFGFSDKPQPKYGFDYTLDEFTSSLESLINAVAPDKVSIVVQGYFAPIVVKYASKHQDKLNHLILVNPPITDKHAKLPSTLACFSNFLLGEVFSQDPLRASDKALTSSGPYMMKEEDATVYRRPYLVSGSSGFALNAMTRAMGKDLKVYIESMRSILVSDSWNTKTTICWGLRDRWLSYDGVEDFCDGVKHKFVELPMAGHHVQEDRGEELGNIIKRILSG; this is encoded by the exons atggcgccgccgctcgccgccccGCCCTTCCACGCcgcgctcccccgccgcctcctcctcctccgccgccagagACCCCTCCCCTCCTGGCGCCGTGCCGCTCGCCCCGACGACCAG GATTACCTCTACGTCGACGACTCCATCGGAGATGGCTTCTCGTTCAGCGGAG GGAAATATGCGGAGGCGGAAGAGCTGAGTAAGTCGGACGAGTGGTTTGCGCAGGGGCGAATG GTAAAAGCTCATGCATTGTATGGGAGCAAAGAGAAGGCAAAGGATCCCTTCTTTGGGCTCACTATGGGTAAAGAGTCTCAATCTTCTGATGATGTTTTCAG CTGGTTTTGTGTGGAAGCGGGAAGTTCTTCTAATCACACGGTTCTTCTAGTTCATGGCTTTCCATCTCAG GCATACTCTTACCGGAATGTGCTGCCTGTACTATCAGACAAATATCACCCCATTGCTTTTGATTGGCTTG GTTTTGGATTCTCAGATAAGCCTCAGCCGAAATATGGTTTTGACTATACTCTTGATG AATTTACTTCATCCCTGGAATCACTAATCAATGCTGTTGCTCCTGATAAGGTCTCCATTGTTGTCCAG GGCTACTTTGCTCCAATTGTAGTCAAATATGCTAGCAAACATCAGGACAAGTTGAACCATCTTATACTAGTTAATCCACCA ATAACTGACAAACATGCAAAGCTTCCGTCCACCCTTGCATGCTTCAGCAACTTTTTGTTGGGCGAGGTATTTTCCCAG GATCCTCTCAGGGCTAGTGATAAGGCCTTGACTAGTAGTGGCCCATACATGATGAAGGAGGAAGATGCTACTGTATATAGAAGGCCATACCTTGTCTCAGGTTCATCTGGTTTTGCACTGAATGCAATGACAAGAGCTATGGGAAAGGACCTTAAG GTTTACATTGAATCCATGAGGAGCATATTAGTGAGTGATTCATGGAATACAAAGACAACAATATGTTGGGGCTTGAGAGATCGTTGGCTCAGTTATGATGGGGTGGAAGATTTTTGTGATGGTGTCAAACACAAGTTTGTAGAGCTGCCAATG GCAGGGCACCATGTTCAGGAGGATCGTGGTGAAGAGCTTGGCAATATAATCAAACGTATACTGAG TGGATGA